The Bombus pascuorum chromosome 11, iyBomPasc1.1, whole genome shotgun sequence genome includes the window CatcaatatttacattattatcaGTATTATCAGTATCATTTTATTGATCAGAATTAAAGAATATCATAAATACAAGCTTTGCTATTTGTAAAAACAGTAACGTATTCATAGAATATGAGTTATTCACCATGTTCTCTATCAATcatcataatttaattattttagcaATTATATTGTTTCGTGTATTTAATCATTCTATAGTTATActattaaacatataattcGCAAAGAATAGCTACACGTATCTTTcgcgaatttaattaattggaaaataacaCAAGATCCGAAATCTTAAACTTTTCTTGTAACTGTGATTTCTCTATGCATGCTCCTCACGTAGAGGTCAAAGTCATGCTACAATTGCTactgaattattttgttaataagtGTAGGAACGAAGATTGCtagcaaattattattattgttacgcAGTATCATTTCTCTTAAAACATACACATCGTCATCATcatacaatattttcaaacaaagtcttctaaaattgcaaaagagTAAATTCGTGAaaacttaaatattaaataatccatctttttaaactgtcagaagaaatttttattattatatatatatatatatttattactttattagagaatatttgaataaatttaaaaaattgttaaggTATTCATATAATCAAACATCCAATACAATTTTGCgcaaaaaatttttattcgatttaaagTTATAGTATCCACtgcataaaaattacaaatgacatatacatgtatgtttGATGATAAGCCTTGTTCGACCAAGATAACTAATCAACATTGATAGAAGACTATGTATAAGTGCTAAAAATGACTGATTAATACTTGTGAGATATTTCAACTACTCGTATCATTTTTTTACGACGTagttattttctataaaacgtAATTAATCAATTCTTTTGTAACCGtaaagattaaattaatattcatataataatcTAACAGTACTGGTTATGAAAAAACTCacttttcaatataattttttaaatagtctTTTTCATAATATGTGTTAGGGTAGATAAAATCTCTGTAAATACGGAGCTTTTGTCATATGATCAAATATCAGTTATCATAAAATGCATCTTATGCATACATATGTGTGTATCTGTCATATGGATGACCTTGAGATgctcatatatatatgtatatatatgtatttccatatcgaaagtaaaaatatctcGAACTTCAAACTCGAAGCTTGACACTTGACACAATTAGTAGTTAGTAGCGCTAGTATAGCTGTATGTGAAGGAGGTACATTAAGTCCACGTGATTCGCTGCCAAAACATCAGCCTCCGTATTTATGTTAGTACGTTCAGCACTTTGCTTCTGTGATATTAACGATATGGAAAGAGAACAAATAATCAAGAGAAAGAACTCTAGGTTCTATgcgttatattattaatattattcagtgtaatatgatatatttaatttatcttttacgAACAATAATCCTTTTTAttgtggaaaaataaatcgtattaatattattgaagatGCAAATAAAGTATATCATCCGATAATGCAGAGGGTGTTTATTGCGtcgttatttatataaagtacaaatataGAGGAATCATATGTAGGGGTAAATTCACTGAACGCGGTTAATTCGATATAGTGAACTTTCACAGATTAGGATGCCATTTTTTAATGTCTGTTATAAAGTACgcaacataatttttattgaatatttacaatgttacttctaaattatatctataGATATATGTGATAAGTTATCTTTTTCGTACCAGTGTTTCCTCTCTTATCTTACTTTATATTTGTTCTATGTATTTattgttttcatttatatatgtgCCTGAAATGTTTCTAATtagttatgtatattaatttcagaAAACAATGCTGAATTTAAGCATTGTTCCCCAGACTGAAATATTTAAgacaatatttttctgatGTATTGGTTACTGTAACGCCACAAAAAATGAAGCTGAATTACACGCAGTTGCCTATCAAGGCacattatttcttctttatggCAGGTAAGTCCAATTAATTAAGTTGAAATACATCTTTCTTTATTGtgtaattcttttatattatttctgatCGCAGCTATGGGACCAATTCTTCCATTTTTACCAGTTTATGGTAAACAACTTGGTATTTCAGCATTAATTATGGGCAGTATAACAGCTATTCTACCAATCTTGTTCTTAATTGCTAAACCAACTTTTGGTTTTCTCGTGGATTATTTTTATGCCTggagaaaaacaatttttatcgcaTTATTAGCAATAACGAGTGGTTGCTATATTTGTATGTACTTCTTACCAGTACTTCCAGGTCCAGTTTTTTCAGACTATAGTTTTAGTAATGTATCTTGTGATTTGTTACCATATTGTAAACTAGAGgtacatttattattcattttgttttattcatttgtaataatataatttgaacaCTCccaaacttttataaattatcagtttttattttctatttcaggATATTTCTAAGCCATATGTATGTACTGGAGTAAAGAATGCTATATGCCATTGGACTTgtatagataaaaatttctctgTATCAATACAATTCCAAGCACTTAATGAAGAAATAAGCTTTTCCTCAAATTCAACGTGTTTAATTGATAAGAATAGTACCTTATATTGTTCCAAACATAGGAACTGCAATGTTATTTGTGATAACTTGGATGATAGTTATTGTCTATATACATCTGTTACTTTTTGgggttttgttttattaatgtCTCTTGGTAATATTGGTTTCAATGTATGTAATTGCATGAGTGATGCAATTTGTTTTGATATATTAGGTATGATGTAATTCTCTTCTCGTTTCATTTCAGTTTATTAGTGATAAAAgcaagtattatatttctcagctttatttatttttctaggTGAAGGTGGTCAAATGGGGTATGGTAGACAACGTGTTTGGGGAACTATAGGTTTTGGAATTTCTGCCTTTTTAGCTGGCTACACAGTAGATTATTGGTCTAAaggagaaattattaaaatatacacacCTGCGTTTTTACTTGTTTTCATATTCACACTCATTGATCTATTCTGTTGTAAAAAATTAGACGTGAGTACCTATCATAAAatctcaaaaataaaaagtatttgtttttaatatatttaattacacaaCTTATTAAAACTACTTTTTGCAGCTGCCAGTAATGACAGGATCGGCAGATATACTGAAAGACATTATGAAACTTTTGAGGATGAAacctataattatatttctctgtTTTGCAACAATTGCCGGCATTCTTGATAgctttatgatttatttcttattttggtaaattcttatttcgataaaatattaaatttttaatatttaatataaatttttaaaaatgtgatACATAAATTACAAGAGCAAAATGAAATTCGCAAATAATACGTTTCAAATAGGTATTTAGAAGACCTCGCTATGGCAACTAATTGCATGAGAGagattaaattaatagaaGGTTTAATCGTTGCAGCAGAAACTTTGGGCGGcgaagtaatttttttttcattgtctggtatattacttatttatttaagtaaccttattttttgtattattttttattttttaattagtttcttCCTAATAGGTAAGATCCTAAAGAAACTAGGATTCGCATATAGCTTTACATTGTGTTTCGTA containing:
- the LOC132912281 gene encoding major facilitator superfamily domain-containing protein 6 isoform X1, which produces MKLNYTQLPIKAHYFFFMAAMGPILPFLPVYGKQLGISALIMGSITAILPILFLIAKPTFGFLVDYFYAWRKTIFIALLAITSGCYICMYFLPVLPGPVFSDYSFSNVSCDLLPYCKLEDISKPYVCTGVKNAICHWTCIDKNFSVSIQFQALNEEISFSSNSTCLIDKNSTLYCSKHRNCNVICDNLDDSYCLYTSVTFWGFVLLMSLGNIGFNVCNCMSDAICFDILGEGGQMGYGRQRVWGTIGFGISAFLAGYTVDYWSKGEIIKIYTPAFLLVFIFTLIDLFCCKKLDLPVMTGSADILKDIMKLLRMKPIIIFLCFATIAGILDSFMIYFLFWYLEDLAMATNCMREIKLIEGLIVAAETLGGEVIFFSLSGKILKKLGFAYSFTLCFVCYALRLGLISLALNPWWVIPIELFMQGPTYALCYTTIVAYASKVAPPGTSATVQGIVAGMDDGFGFAIGSLIGGILYKLFGGVTTLRIFSSIAAIAAVIYLILYLLYLKDVTPDTKKNVEWKTPEEAQKKCTVAES
- the LOC132912281 gene encoding major facilitator superfamily domain-containing protein 6 isoform X2, which translates into the protein MKLNYTQLPIKAHYFFFMAAMGPILPFLPVYGKQLGISALIMGSITAILPILFLIAKPTFGFLVDYFYAWRKTIFIALLAITSGCYICMYFLPVLPGPVFSDYSFSNVSCDLLPYCKLEDISKPYVCTGVKNAICHWTCIDKNFSVSIQFQALNEEISFSSNSTCLIDKNSTLYCSKHRNCNVICDNLDDSYCLYTSVTFWGFVLLMSLGNIGFNVCNCMSDAICFDILGEGGQMGYGRQRVWGTIGFGISAFLAGYTVDYWSKGEIIKIYTPAFLLVFIFTLIDLFCCKKLDLPVMTGSADILKDIMKLLRMKPIIIFLCFATIAGILDSFMIYFLFCRNFGRRSKILKKLGFAYSFTLCFVCYALRLGLISLALNPWWVIPIELFMQGPTYALCYTTIVAYASKVAPPGTSATVQGIVAGMDDGFGFAIGSLIGGILYKLFGGVTTLRIFSSIAAIAAVIYLILYLLYLKDVTPDTKKNVEWKTPEEAQKKCTVAES